The following is a genomic window from Neodiprion pinetum isolate iyNeoPine1 chromosome 3, iyNeoPine1.2, whole genome shotgun sequence.
TGCCATCTTCGACAAAGccaattttttcagtaaatacGCTTTTCTCGCCGGTCCTTTTGATTCATACGTCGCCTGAATTTTATCCCACATCTCCTTCGATGTCTCCAGGTCATCGTAGCTGGCTGCCTCATCCATTCCCAGCGCTATCAGAAGGTTTGCCATAGCCTTCCGATCCTTTTTGATCCACGCTGTTATTTGTTCTTGTCCAGTCTCTGGTTTTGGATTTTCTCCGGTGACATACTCCCATAAATCGTGACTCATCAAAAGTCCTTTGATCTGAGCCCTCCATGATCTATAATTTTCTGCAGTGAGAGGATCTATTTTTATGGAGAGAGCCATTTCTACAAAGTACTTAACAACCACTAAAAATCGACACTATCAACTTTTTCGCTAGTCACAGCACAACGGTTTTCCCGCCAAATTGTCCGAGCTCCTACGCCTAGTGTCTCACAATGACGAAATCCACGCCACAGCACGCTATCGAAACTTCTCGATGCTACTCGCACGTTTTTCAcgcacttttcagaatttttactttatttattaacAACCACCTTTATTATTGGGTTACCTTATCTGGGCCCATAACCTGATGACAAAAGGATAGTGGATTAGAGGAGTTATTAATAAGCAAGTAATACATTCGTGGCTACAACCGTTAAGCATATCACAATATAAACAAGTACAAGACACACGTCCGTCCAGGGCGGTGTACTGATAGGAACTGACTATAGCTAAGTGGACAATGGTCTATGCTAATACATTCGGAAACATCGCGAATCTACTAGCACTATGAGCCTTGTCCCTCAACAAATAGAATGGGGAATCCAAATATACAAATCAGTGAAGAAATTTACAACGAAGCATTGATTTCAATTGAGGACATGTGCTTGATGATGTCAAACAAACTATTAATTCAATTAGGCCTGGCCGCGCCCAATCGTCCAATGCATGATGCTTTTAACCAAGAATTGCATCGAGAAAAACTGTATGatctcaatactttgaaagaattaattgaaatgaatcttCCACTGTTGAATGAACAACAGAAGTATGTATTTGATACTCTTATGACAGTAACAAATGATGAAACTGGAGGAATTTACTTCTTAGATGCACCTGGTGGTAcaggaaaaacttttttgatttcattaaTATTAGCAACAATTCGCtcacaaaataaaattgcacTTGCACTCGCTTCGTCGGGAATCGCAACTTTGCTTGAAGGCGGTCGAACAGCCCACTCAGCACTaaaattgccattaaatatgcAAAGCAATGAAACTCCAACCTGCAACATTTCGAAGAACTCTGCAATGGCAAAGGTTTTACAGCAATGTAAATTGATTGTTTGGGATGAATGCACGATGGCACATAAAAAATCTTTGGAGGCTTTAGACAGAACCTTAAAAGATCTACGGAGCAATCATAACCGATTTGGTGGTGCAATGATTTTATTAGCAGGAGATTTTCGTCAAACATTGCCAGTGATTCCACGATCAACGCCAGCTGATGAACTCAATGCATGTCTAAAGTCCTCCAATTTGTGGAAACATGTCAAAGTACTTCATTTAAGCAAGAATATGCGTGTCGAGTTGCAAAATGACCAATTTGGAAACATATTCTCTAAACAACTCATTGACATTGGTAATGGCAAATTTCCTATAGACATGTTGACTGGCTGCATTAACTTTCCTCAAAGTTTTTGTCAGTTAACTCGATCAAAAGATGAACTTATTCAGAAGGTGTATCCAGATGTTTCTCAAAATTACAGAAACCATGATTGGTTGAGCGAACGAGCTATATTGGCTGCAAAAAACATAAATGtaaatgaattaaatttaaaaattcaagaacaaATTACAGGCGAGTCGAGGACATATAAATCAGTTGATTCGGCTACTAATCAAGATGATGTAGTCAACTATTCACCGGAATTCTTAAACTCGCTGGATTTGCCAGGATTGCCACCTCACAATCTTCAATCAAAGGTTGGATCGGTAGTTATAATGT
Proteins encoded in this region:
- the LOC138190583 gene encoding ATP-dependent DNA helicase pif1-like, with the protein product MGNPNIQISEEIYNEALISIEDMCLMMSNKLLIQLGLAAPNRPMHDAFNQELHREKLYDLNTLKELIEMNLPLLNEQQKYVFDTLMTVTNDETGGIYFLDAPGGTGKTFLISLILATIRSQNKIALALASSGIATLLEGGRTAHSALKLPLNMQSNETPTCNISKNSAMAKVLQQCKLIVWDECTMAHKKSLEALDRTLKDLRSNHNRFGGAMILLAGDFRQTLPVIPRSTPADELNACLKSSNLWKHVKVLHLSKNMRVELQNDQFGNIFSKQLIDIGNGKFPIDMLTGCINFPQSFCQLTRSKDELIQKVYPDVSQNYRNHDWLSERAILAAKNINVNELNLKIQEQITGESRTYKSVDSATNQDDVVNYSPEFLNSLDLPGLPPHNLQSKSQNPEPARQKMKAWEDSGKDKLKKFSGSTILMEHVKKVALDDYWSRNPLLVTPIFHQRMPQNQFEQILRFLHFQNSATLLNRPPKKSKPSLII